One window of the Acaryochloris sp. CCMEE 5410 genome contains the following:
- a CDS encoding hybrid sensor histidine kinase/response regulator, translated as MDETLKILVVDDDAVDRMAVRRALLKTDLVVDLSEAEDSESAQATLKTSQFDCILVDYFLPDQNGLELVKHIRHLEIDTPLVVLTGQGDEQVAVDVMKAGAADYLSKARIAPSTLARSVQGAIRLHRAEQAARIASERLWRTNNQLRQQNEELAMQRAQIESKNQELIEAYRLKSEFIATISHELRTPMNAIMGFSQLLIRQYPDPLSEQQLDMVKRIFDNSRNLLSMVNEVLDFSKIEANRLEIHPNDFQLSVLVLSTIQELQPLALDKDLTLEANLPESLHTLQINNDPECLRRILVNLISNAIKFTKTGGITISVRQPNTNQVELSVQDTGMGIPQEHLEAIFEPFRQVDQSLTRGHPGTGLGLAITDSLVKAMQGKISVTSQLGEGTTFVVQLPIHAKEAPNGRVKPL; from the coding sequence ATGGACGAGACTCTAAAAATACTAGTCGTTGATGATGATGCAGTTGATCGGATGGCAGTCCGTCGGGCTTTGCTGAAAACCGATTTAGTGGTTGATCTTTCAGAAGCTGAAGATAGTGAATCTGCGCAAGCCACTTTAAAGACTAGTCAGTTTGACTGTATCCTAGTTGATTATTTTTTACCTGATCAGAACGGTTTGGAACTGGTAAAACATATACGTCACCTTGAAATTGATACACCATTAGTAGTGCTCACGGGGCAAGGAGATGAGCAGGTTGCTGTAGACGTCATGAAAGCTGGCGCAGCAGACTATTTGTCAAAAGCCCGGATTGCACCATCTACTCTAGCTAGAAGTGTTCAGGGGGCTATCCGCCTTCACCGAGCAGAACAGGCTGCTCGTATTGCCAGTGAAAGACTATGGAGGACGAATAATCAACTACGCCAGCAAAATGAAGAACTTGCTATGCAGCGGGCCCAGATTGAATCTAAGAACCAAGAACTCATTGAAGCCTATCGCCTCAAATCTGAGTTTATTGCGACCATCTCCCACGAGCTACGAACCCCTATGAATGCAATTATGGGTTTCTCTCAGTTACTCATACGTCAGTACCCCGACCCGCTAAGTGAACAACAGTTAGACATGGTTAAGCGGATTTTTGACAATAGCCGTAACCTCTTGAGCATGGTCAATGAAGTGTTGGATTTTTCTAAAATTGAGGCCAACCGTTTAGAGATTCATCCCAATGACTTCCAGCTTTCTGTGCTTGTTCTGTCTACCATTCAAGAACTTCAACCCCTTGCTTTAGATAAAGACCTTACTTTGGAAGCTAATCTTCCAGAATCTCTGCACACCTTACAGATAAACAATGATCCTGAATGTCTGCGTCGAATATTGGTTAATTTAATTTCCAATGCTATAAAATTCACCAAGACTGGCGGAATCACCATATCTGTCAGACAACCCAACACAAACCAAGTCGAACTTTCAGTTCAAGATACTGGAATGGGGATTCCTCAAGAGCATTTGGAAGCTATCTTTGAACCGTTTCGCCAAGTTGATCAATCCTTGACCCGTGGTCATCCTGGTACAGGATTGGGGCTTGCGATTACAGACTCTCTGGTCAAAGCCATGCAAGGAAAAATCTCAGTTACAAGCCAACTGGGTGAAGGGACAACATTTGTTGTTCAATTGCCGATTCACGCCAAAGAAGCTCCCAATGGGAGGGTAAAACCCCTATGA